One window from the genome of Camelus bactrianus isolate YW-2024 breed Bactrian camel chromosome 4, ASM4877302v1, whole genome shotgun sequence encodes:
- the WDR31 gene encoding WD repeat-containing protein 31 isoform X1, translated as MGKLQSKLKHSTYKYSRPDGIIEERIQTKAFQEYSPAHVDTVSVVAALNSDLCVSGGKDKTVVAYNWRAGNVVKRFKGHEREITKIACVRKSDQFFSASRDKMVMMWDLEGSSQPRQQFSGHTMVVTGLAVSPDSSQLCTGSRDNSLLLWDVGTGQCAERVSVSRNLVTHLCWVPREPYILQTSEDKTIRLWDSRGLHVAHVFPVKQHIQTYCEVSEDGHRCISCSSGFGGEGCEATLWDLRQTRNRICEYKGHFQTVASCVFLPRALALMPVIATSSHDCKVKIWNQDTGACLSTLSLDGSGPLTSLAVADTTSSLCASFSRGIHLLRVDHSQGLELREVAAF; from the exons ATGGGGAAACTGCAAAGCAAACTCAAACACAGCACGTATAAATACAG CAGGCCTGATGGAATTATAGAAGAGAGAATTCAAACTAAAGCTTTTCAAGAGTACAGCCCAGCTCACGTGGATACCGTCTCTGTTGTTGCCGCTTTGAACTCAGACCTCTGTGTCTCTGGAGGAAAAGATAAG ACAGTGGTGGCCTATAACTGGAGAGCTGGAAATGTGGTGAAAAGGTTCAAAGGACATGAACGTGAAATTACCAAG ATAGCCTGTGTTCGCAAATCAGACCAGTTCTTCAGCGCCTCTCGCGACAAGATGGTCATGATGTGGGACTTGGAAGGCTCCTCACAACCAAGGCAGCAGTTCTCTGGCCACACCATGGTGGTCACTGGATTGGCTGTGAGTCCAG ACTCATCACAGCTGTGCACTGGCTCCCGTGACAACAGCCTGCTTCTGTGGGATGTGGGGACCGGACAGTGTGCCGAGAGAGTGTCAGTCTCCAGGAACCTG GTCACTCACCTGTGCTGGGTCCCCAGAGAACCATATATACTCCAGACCTCTGAAGATAAAACCATCAG ACTGTGGGACAGTCGGGGGCTGCATGTAGCTCATGTATTTCCCGTAAAGCAGCACATCCAGACCTACTGCGAGGTCAGTGAGGATGGACACAGGTGTATCTCCTGCAGCAGCGGCTTTGGAGGAGAAGGCTGTGAAGCCACA TTGTGGGACCTTCGGCAGACGCGGAACAGAATCTGTGAGTATAAGGGGCATTTCCAGACTGTTGCATCCTGTGTCTTTCTACCAAGGGCATTAGCCTTGATGCCTGTAATTGCTACCTCATCACATGACTGCAAGGTGAAGATCTGGAACCAAGATACTGGAG cctgcctTTCCACCTTGTCTCTGGATGGATCAGGACCCTTGACTTCCCTGGCTGTTGCTGACACCACCTCCTCATTGTGTGCAAGTTTCAGCAGAGGAATTCACTTACTCAGGGTGGACCACAGCCAAGGACTGGAACTGCGGGAAGTGGCAGCATTCTGA
- the WDR31 gene encoding WD repeat-containing protein 31 isoform X2, with protein sequence MGKLQSKLKHSTYKYRPDGIIEERIQTKAFQEYSPAHVDTVSVVAALNSDLCVSGGKDKTVVAYNWRAGNVVKRFKGHEREITKIACVRKSDQFFSASRDKMVMMWDLEGSSQPRQQFSGHTMVVTGLAVSPDSSQLCTGSRDNSLLLWDVGTGQCAERVSVSRNLVTHLCWVPREPYILQTSEDKTIRLWDSRGLHVAHVFPVKQHIQTYCEVSEDGHRCISCSSGFGGEGCEATLWDLRQTRNRICEYKGHFQTVASCVFLPRALALMPVIATSSHDCKVKIWNQDTGACLSTLSLDGSGPLTSLAVADTTSSLCASFSRGIHLLRVDHSQGLELREVAAF encoded by the exons ATGGGGAAACTGCAAAGCAAACTCAAACACAGCACGTATAAATACAG GCCTGATGGAATTATAGAAGAGAGAATTCAAACTAAAGCTTTTCAAGAGTACAGCCCAGCTCACGTGGATACCGTCTCTGTTGTTGCCGCTTTGAACTCAGACCTCTGTGTCTCTGGAGGAAAAGATAAG ACAGTGGTGGCCTATAACTGGAGAGCTGGAAATGTGGTGAAAAGGTTCAAAGGACATGAACGTGAAATTACCAAG ATAGCCTGTGTTCGCAAATCAGACCAGTTCTTCAGCGCCTCTCGCGACAAGATGGTCATGATGTGGGACTTGGAAGGCTCCTCACAACCAAGGCAGCAGTTCTCTGGCCACACCATGGTGGTCACTGGATTGGCTGTGAGTCCAG ACTCATCACAGCTGTGCACTGGCTCCCGTGACAACAGCCTGCTTCTGTGGGATGTGGGGACCGGACAGTGTGCCGAGAGAGTGTCAGTCTCCAGGAACCTG GTCACTCACCTGTGCTGGGTCCCCAGAGAACCATATATACTCCAGACCTCTGAAGATAAAACCATCAG ACTGTGGGACAGTCGGGGGCTGCATGTAGCTCATGTATTTCCCGTAAAGCAGCACATCCAGACCTACTGCGAGGTCAGTGAGGATGGACACAGGTGTATCTCCTGCAGCAGCGGCTTTGGAGGAGAAGGCTGTGAAGCCACA TTGTGGGACCTTCGGCAGACGCGGAACAGAATCTGTGAGTATAAGGGGCATTTCCAGACTGTTGCATCCTGTGTCTTTCTACCAAGGGCATTAGCCTTGATGCCTGTAATTGCTACCTCATCACATGACTGCAAGGTGAAGATCTGGAACCAAGATACTGGAG cctgcctTTCCACCTTGTCTCTGGATGGATCAGGACCCTTGACTTCCCTGGCTGTTGCTGACACCACCTCCTCATTGTGTGCAAGTTTCAGCAGAGGAATTCACTTACTCAGGGTGGACCACAGCCAAGGACTGGAACTGCGGGAAGTGGCAGCATTCTGA